One Apium graveolens cultivar Ventura unplaced genomic scaffold, ASM990537v1 ctg8091, whole genome shotgun sequence genomic window carries:
- the LOC141704663 gene encoding eukaryotic translation initiation factor 5A-4-like, producing the protein MPKAKPVVYKVKVRDAITYILIKDHPCKILQITTPVANEKHLFVAIDIFSGKVFKAIFPLFGTCLVPRVTHTDYQLVDISDTDPYVTVLDDKGNIKDDLERPTDKALLSKG; encoded by the exons ATGCCTAAGGCCAAGCCCGTGGTATATAAAGTTAAAGTTAGAGATGCCATTACTTATATTCTCATCAAAGACCACCCCTGCAAG ATTCTACAAATTACAACTCCAGTTGCTAATGAAAAACACCTGTTCGTTGCCATCGACATCTTCAGCGGGAAAGTGTTCAAAGCTATTTTCCCCCTATTCGGCACTTGTCTT GTCCCTCGTGTCACCCATACTGACTATCAGCTTGTTGATATATCTGACACTGACCCATAT GTGACCGTGCTTGATGACAAAGGGAACATAAAGGATGATCTAGAGCGTCCAACTGACAAGGCTCTCCTTTCAAAGGGTTAG